ACAACAACATTGTCTCGGACAGAAATCCATTGCGAAGAGAACAAGACATGAAACTACAAGCGCTACTCACTGAAGCGGCCCTTGATGTGGCCATCCTGCTGACGACGGGGAAGGAAACATCTGCCGGTTCAGAGTGCCCTGAGCTGGgttgttcgaacccgccgactgaggctgcacacaggagaagagattgcatgagaCAAGATTAGTTGAATAGCGATTGTAGCAATTCCTTGCATGTGTGATATTACTCACTGGAGTAGCGGAGTGAGGAGGCTGAGGTGGACCCATTAATCCAAGAGGCATAGCAGCACCCGTCGTAGTTTGAATCTAGGCAATAATGTCCGCCAACCTTTTCTCCTGGGCGAGTTTGTCGGCCTCCCACGTGGCCCGCTCGGCCGTCAACCCCAGCTCCAGCCCCTGGGCCCTCCTGTTTGCTTCTTCCACCTGGGCCTACAAATTGTTGCAAAgctaatgttacaataatgcaaaggaaatagagttgtgtaaagatcaatgtacgatgAGTAAAACATGAATAACCTGGAGTgtatcgacccggtgctgtgaaaTGCTCGGCCATGAGCGTATCGCTGGGAGTGAGGAGGCGgtcgtgctctgtgctcggatctgggagagagtgggagtagtggCTATGTCGATCAcgctgtcgccaatccagtagcggccatgcttcttgccttgtccaATCCTCATGACGGTGTTTGCATCAATGTTGTCGGTCCATGGATCGTACTCCGGCCCATGGATCGACCTTGCCGCCGACGTGTACTCCATGATTTTCTCGTAGGCGCTCGAGTTTGTGTACGCCTCGGCCGGGTCGTccgggttgaaggagacgtcggacgacgccttgcccttgtgtgccatggcaaATGCGGCGAAGTTGGAGCACTCTTGGCCTTGATGTGCCGCCGACTGCAAGAACgaaaacaagatgattagaattctttgccgagttcaACGAAAGCAAGAAGAATAGAAACATGACCACGTACCCACACTCGGGCGTATCTGGAGAGGttgcggttgccttgatggtgtgatgcaccTGGCATGAACAAACGCCGCTGCCGGGCAGCCGCGTGCTGAGCGGCTCACTCCGCGCttaaccacctgtccaccatcttcGCCCAAGCCACGAGGCACCTGTtgcaccaccaaggaatcacctacacgtcatcaagtagttgacatattagaaaaacaagtgattcatacttaatctcaaaaggaaccaATTTTAATGTTCTTTAGCTACCTCAAGGAACTAGGGTTTGGTCAGCGTCAAGTCTTGTTCTCGGATGTCCTTCTTGGTGACCTTCTGTCCGAGCTTCGTCCCATAGTAATCTATGATGGCCTGGAGTCGTGCCTCATGATGGACGTCGACGACGCGTTTCCTGCAAGCTCGCTTAGCCACTGCCTCCGCCGTGCCCTCGAATCCGTCGTCAAGTTTGAAGTACTCCTGCATATACAGACACGATGTATGCATTAGTTATTTCAAGTAGAGTCCAATGAGTGCATTGTATTGAGccatgtagtgcgaggaagacttacctaGAACTCCCGAATGACGAGCGCAGCCACGGTGCCTGCTTCCATGTGGGGGGCGGACTCGTAGTGGGCAAACGTGAAGGCGGGCTCGAGGTTCCCGGCATGCATGACCATGCTAGGGAAGTGTCTCCTGCACAGGAGACCTAGGATGCCATTGACATGGCGGGAGGTAGTGTTCCCCGACACAATCTCCCACCCCCTACAGAAGTGATTAAGAAAACATATTAGTCTCTATTTCGATATCGAACATAGCATATGAAGTAAAAGTGATAACATGCAAAGGCACTTACCTTTGCCCCTCTGGGCGAATCACTGGACATAGACGAGTATGTGGTCGGTCAGGGAAGGTGGAGggtcctcgcaagtagacacttgatgaactagaggaagcgCTAGCTCCCGTCCtgccctcgtcctcgtcctcgtcctcgtccgcctCCTCCTGGACCGGCGTCTCCTCCTCGCCCACCTCCTgctgcacctgctcctcctcctactgctgctgctggaccACGGGCGTGGTCCTCCTGTTCCTCCTGGTCGTGGTCCTCGTGCTCCTCCGCTTCGTCGAAGAcgtcccctgctcctcctcgccCCCTCCGCTGGAGGCTCCTACACCAGAGGCTCCATGGTAGAACGAGCTCAGGTTCCTCTGCCGACCGCCCGGCATTTTTGTTcagtcacctgcaattaaaaagaagaaagaagtaattagaaatagatgcaaaataaacaaaacaaaattacaaaattACAAAGTATTACATGTATGTtacaaataatcttcatgatcgggattagctggatcgtaagtctcatcatcactatcaaccatgtcgaaataatcaacactatccgatggaggaatgttgtcttcattgtcattacctacatgtaatcgctcaagcatttgtaagtcctttgcATTTCACACTTCAtctccatcgtcatcatcatcaaccaTTACATTGTCTACATCCATTCCTATCTcgccggttaagtctatctcaaacctcccttgtagcccatcttcttgatagaactctccgtcatacgtgcttgggttgaagttgtaatcttcatcgtttgggataggTAGTCGGCCGTGTGGCGAGACCTTGTGCACAACAAACCAACCACTAAGATTCGGTCTAGTCTTGCAAGCATATGGCGTATAATAAACATGTGTGGCCTGTTGCGCCACAATGTACACATCGTCTcttggatagacggaatcctgtcgaatttcgactagacCAAGATGAGGGGTCTTCCTCGTTACTcccggatcaaaccaatggcatctgAATACGACAGGATAAAGATTTGTGCTACCACGGAATGaaagttcatatatttcttcaattcttccataatagtctatgtcatcagtgccgggcgtaaaaaCCCCGCTATTTGTGGATCTTCGATTGGGCCGCCTCCACTCGTAGCTTCATGTGTGAaatcgatatccattcacgtcataggCGTCCGATGACTTGACCCTTTGGTCATAGCCgttggcaacctgtctcaactcggcactgaTAGATGCATCGGTTcgggcctgcaagctcaagcaggatacatcatTATATTAATCGGACATATGAGCAACAACAAATCGgggctaaattggacggtaccttggTTTTGAACCAGGAAATAAAATCGGGGCTCCCTTGTCCCGCACCCTTGGAAAGAAGGGTATCACATTCCGGTGGGGTTGGTTCCCTTGAATGGGGCCAGTATTCATGAATGAATTCCCTGTAACgacaaacaagggggttggatgtagAATAGTGCGGGATTATTGAaataagttcgttgagaacttacgcaATATATGGGTCCACCTCTTCAAGGTTGGTCAGCACATATAACATGATTTTGTGCCACTCCACATTTGTCAGGGGCTTATTGGTCGATGCACCTGCTCTTccaagttgccctcggaaaaggctgaggcttGAGGCATTTTcgtcagcattgtaacgaggaggTGGATTATGCACACTTGGAAGGTTGTCAGAATAATacaatgttgtgaagtttgacacctcctccatagtGAATGCacttgcaatggaagcctcaattttgcctTTGTTTTTACACTTTTTCTGAAGTGTCTTTaggcatctctcgattggatagcaccaacgggcctgcacggcccccccattcatgcctcatacgggaggtgcaatatcagatgttgcatcggattgaagaagccaggtggaaagatcttctccaacttgcaaagCAAGACAGGTGCCACTTTTTCTaagtcagcaatcacggtccgagataactccttggcacagagCTGGCGgaagaagtagctcaactctgccagcactgtcCATATGTGCTCAGAGACAAAGCCTCGAACCATcgtcggaagaagccgctcaatccatatgtggtagtcgtgactcttcatcccgttcacTCGGAGAGTagttaagttcactcccctcctcagattcgctgcatacccatcagggaacattaatgtcTAGATCCATTGGAGTACTTTCCTCCTTTGTCTGGGGGTCAAGACGAAAtctgccttaggccttttccatgtcTTGCCGCCTCTAGGAGCACGCATCTCTTGATGTGGTCTATCACACAActctgccaggtccactctagccttagggttgtcctttgacttttcagtTTCCATGATTGTTCCCcagagtgcctcggcgacattcttttctgtgtgcatgacatcaatgtaATGTGGCataagaaggtcatcaaaataggggagcctcgtcaagcctgacttatgagtccacatgtgttccTCGCTGTATCCCACGAAGCCATCACCTTCTTGATTCTCcacaagagcatctatctgagcatgaacctcggcaccagtcatcatctgtggtgcaggttctgtcactacgacacctttcgtaaagttcttggtgtcttgccTAAATGGATGCTCGAGAGGGAGGAATTgatgatgtttgtcgaacgatgaatacttgccacccttcttgagCCAGATGAACCTCAGACGATCCTTGCATAATggacatgggaacttcccgtggacacaccaaccgaagaatatcccatacgctaggaagtcatgcatggagtactggtaccaaacatgcattttgaaggatGTCTTTGTAGCtctgtcgtatgtccataccccatcctcccaagcactgaccaattcatcaatcagaggctccatgaagacacccatcttcttccccgggtgtctaggaattatcaatgacaagaatacgttctgacGTTCAAAGGCGacgccgggggggagattgagggggatgacgaacacgggccaacatgagTAGGGGGTAGCCATCaaaccataaggattgaacccatctgttgccagcgcaacacgtacgtTATGAGGCTCTGAttctttctcatgatgaatgccatcaaagtggttccatgcttcaccattggacggatgtaccatcttgtcaggattgtatcgtgtgCCCTGTTAGTGCCACATCATCTGCTTAGCGGATTCCTCGCTCATGTATAAACGTTGGATCCTCGACATGAATGGGAGGTACCGTAAGATTTTCATCGGGACGGTAAGCTGCTTCTTGTGGCCATCCCCAGAGTCTACCTCCTggtacctggaggatttgcaCTTCAGACAGTACTTTTCAtgctcatgttctttcctaaagaggACACACCCATTCGtacaagcatgtatctactcgTAAGACATCTTGAGTCCATCAAGGAGTTTCTGGCACTCATATAGGCTCTTTGGCAGAACGTGGCCCTCCGAAAGCATGCTAGCAATCAAGGCCAACATACCATCAAAGTGTTGTCGACCCATGTTGATCTCGGCCTTGAACCCCATCACGCGTCCAATGGCATCGAGTTGACAAACCATTGtccgatcatgaaggggtttctatgccgaaGACATaatgtcatagaacgcctttgcggatGCCTCCGTCTCCTCCGCACGTCCATCAGGGATCTGTGCTTGTTGATAGTCATCTAACATGTGTGCAACCCcgccatcatcatcaacatgctcgaggcgtggtctcaccacttcCTCTCTCATCCGATGGGCTTCACCGTGGTGGATCCATCGGGTATAGTCCGGCATAAAGCCATGCTTCTAAAGATGTATACCCATGTTGTCCTTCTTTTGCCATTTTCTGTTTGCACACATGTTGCAGGGACACTTCATTAGATGCGCTCTATTCGCACCCCTGCCGAATGCACGGTCCAAGAAAGCCTCGGTCTTCTGCCCCCATTCAGTGCTGAAATCACTCTAACTTCTGtatcccgtgtacatccactcacagtcatccatcctctaaaatAGATATcaacgagtaatgtaaccatcaattgcatctacatggtgttcctactatctaataggtgaggatatgtcctaatcccacccgcggatgcgtagacgaggtcagtttccatggtctactctgagccgagacagaatttcagtagcacctccccgctattctccagatacacgtcctggcagggagagtgtgtatccggagaacaacacggaggtgatgccaaaactctgtctcggattggagcagaccatggaaactaacctcgtctacgcatccgcgggctgtccagaaaacatggacaatccaaaacagatacggttatacatatgcaaagatctgcatacttccaaccgtatctcttttggacgggagatgcctaactgggttacaccgatctacgacaacgataaggaagagaggttatttatacctagggtggcggtggagtcaggctagcggggcagtggcgagtcggtgcagtggcgaagcgaggctgtgcaggcaggaccgcaACACCGACGAAGACGATTGGGGTCGCCTAGGTACTATGGGTCCCCTCTGACAGGTCCTGCTCTgtaaaacaagaaacacaacactataagttgaaaatttcggcaaaACCTCCCCTGtacagggaggtttccaaaacctgcaaaaaataaCGGCACGAAGGCTGACATTCACaagggcacgaaggccgacattcacgaCGTTCATAACGGCATGAAGGCCAACAttcacggcacgaaggccgacattcacaaaGGGACGGTGCATATACCTTGGGCGGTGGTGGGACGTGCACGCGTAGAAGAAGACGCTGagaactcctcctccttctccttctcttccccttcctccttcttcctccttcctcctctccttcttccccttcttctcttcttttcctcttcttctccttctcttccccttcctccttctcctcttctccttcctcctacttcacctctgcctcctcccctccaagaaCCGACGGCGAGGGGGGGGCGGCGGGCTGGGCGCGGCCCCCACGGGGAGGGGAGGTGAAggcggccctccctctccttctctggCGGCAGTGGGCCACCGGCGTTCAGCGACGCCGGCGGGGgcgcggaggggaggggaggggaggagaggcaGGCGCGCGGGTGGGGCGGGTAGGCCGGAGCGGCGGGGTCGGTGGCCGCCGGCGCGGCGTGGGCCCATAGCAGCGGGCGGCGGGGCtgggggcgggcgcgggcggcggggCTGGGGGCGCCGGGTGGGGACGCGGCGCGGGGATGGGGGCGCGGGGGTCGCCGGCGGGGGCAGGGCTCGTCGGCGGggggggcgggcgggcggcggcggcggcgggccacAGAGACGGGTGCGGGGGGGGGCGTGTGTGGACGATGGGGCCTCCGGGTGGGCCGGCCGAAGGAAATtcctttcctttgccgagtgcccgcgaactggcactcggcaaaggatttttaattttttttttcaaatatctttgccgagtgccgtagatatggcgctcggcaaagagttttctttttaaaaaaaacaaccgTACTTAAAAGAAAAAAACTTACCTCTTTGCAAAGCTCAGATTAAAAAACCAAAATCGTCCGCGTTTTTTTTAAAAACtttcacctttgccgagtgccccccgttaggcactcggcaaagaggctttgccgagtgccagagttgggcactcggcaaagcatattttttttttgtttttgcctccaaactttttcttcagcccttacacattaagttgaagtacatcctcaaatttggcacatttctcgatctttttgctatatatccttaatttatttcatttaattgcatttttccgggaaatgtaagtttgaactgcaggtgcatcgaatcatGGAATTTGAcgagtggaaaaatgatattcgtgTTACTTATTGTATTTTGATGCCGTTTCCAGGAGCACGCCTGAAGTTTCAAACATCTCACGCACGAAACATGGCGACAAAATTGTGGgtgaagtgttttttaattatataaaatgcaaacaaagttcgaaaatcatgaaacttggtgacgcgtctttacatcacatgtggaggctatggtaaaaatttgagaacattTCGCGCACGTTGTCACGTAGGATGGTTAGAAACCTAGACATCTCACGTTGCCGGCAGGGATGACCAATTCTATAGAGCCGCTCCGAGTATAAACACGGTGTGCGCAAGCACCATATGATCAAGTGGTATGCAAATCTCAATAAACACTAGTCATGTATATATAGCCCCTCACTTGAAACTAGCCGTTGGAGGCTACAAAAACTTTCCGTGCAGTCACTGGACATGTCCGATGCGTCCACGTTAGCTAGCCATTAGGCACTAGCCGTTGCCGACGGTTGAAGACTCGGGCATCCGCTGTGATGTCTGGTGCGCCACTGGACACGTCCAGTGCATTTTGACCTTCTCCAACCCCCTTGCATCGTCTCTAGAAACCCAGTTTGGTGCACCCGTCCGGTGCatcaccgaacacgtctggtgaaCGCCTGTGACTATGCTTCGTGCACACTTTGGCGTCCGGTGTACCCCAATTGCctgcaccggacacgtccggtgctgCAGTTGCAGTAGTCGTTGTTTCTTCACGAGTCTTCGTCCATGCTTCTTCCCTCTTGTGTCTTGGACTCTTACTTGTTCTTGTAGGTCTTCTACATGTCTTCTAATGTCTTGCTAGAGGGGTTGAACATCCGTGTCACCACGTTGCCAAAGTCCAAGTCCACTTTGCGTCGTTTGAACTTTATCGAAAAGCACTAGCAAACAATATTAGTCCAAATGGTCAttttgatcatcaaacaccaaaatccaaactaaatgggccaAAGCTCCATTCCTTACAATCTCTCATTTTGGTGACCGATGATAACACgaccaaagaaagcaaataatagATACAAAAATTAAAATGCGATATACTTACTAGGTTACAATGCAAAGGCAAAATcatatgatgctaaaaagatactGCTTGTAACAAACTTTGAGAACATATCTTGTCCATGCTAATGTCCCCATGTGTGGTATTAATCCACTTCCTTCCTTTCTTGGACCATCTCCCAAAATAGGGTTCTCCCCCGTTATTCTTTACGATCTCCCATAATCAAAACCACTCGTATCATTGAAAGAGATTTGTACTGTTCACGGGTACCATAtctatatttttccttttttctattttttttgtccCTTACCTACTGGCAGatcattttttcgggttttttttgttttttgcttattTTTTTCCCACGCAACACGCAGGGTTACCTGCTAGTTCACTAGAGATTTTTATAACCAGACCAAAGCAATACTGTGCGGAAACTCAGAACTTGCAGCACGCTCATTTTATTCCTATCTGTAAATCATACAAGAAAGAGCATATCAAAATGACTCCAACGACACAACCCTTGTCTTCACTGAATATTATATATGTATCATCGAGGAGTTATATTAAAAATCAGCAAGTGAACTGGCCAAATCCGATCTTCTCCGCGCCAACGTCGTAGATCACCTCGGTGCCCCGCTGCTGCGTGTTGCCGATGATGTTGAACGGCATCGTCGAAGGTCTCGGCGCGAACGCGAAGCAGCCGGTGGCGGGTGCCGTGTCATTAGGGTATATCAAGATCGCGACGGGGCTGAGGTCGAACACGGAGCCGTCGCTGAACTTGAAAGACACAGCCGGTAGGAAGATTGCATTCTGGCCCGTGAAGTCGTAGCACGTGTCGAGGGGGTCGTACGCCGGCGCCGGCTTGTACTGCGTCATGGTGAACTTGAACCGGTCGCGGAGCGAAGTGTACGCCTCCGCTGGGAGGTAGGTGAGGATGGTGCTGGAGTCGAAGAGCGTGCCGTCTTTTGTGAACACCGTCGGTGGCACCGGCAAGATGAAGCCGCCGATGTCGATGGAGACGAGCTCCACGAAGTACAAGGACGGGTGATCTTTCTTCTGTATCATCGCCGTGTACTGCACGTTGTCGTTGGAGGCCGGAGTGGTGGAGCCGATGGTGAGGTACCCAGGCGAGGTGTCGTACGACGGCAGGCAGTACGAGAAGGTGGCGCCGAACGTCGCGGCGGCTTGCGAGGACAGCGACAGCGCGCCGCGGCCGAGGCCGATGACCCCATCAacgtcgccgaagccaccgacgtTTGTCTGGCCGCATCCGAACGCGAACCCGGGGAGTGCCTGCGTGGAGGTGAGCGACAGCGTCTCGTGGGACAGGACCCCAGCGGTGGACGAGCCATCGCCGTACTCGACCTTGTAGACGCAAGTGCCGTTGCTGCACTTCCCGCCGGCGGCCGCGCACTGCGGGTGGCCGCAGGGGACGGCGGAGTAGGTGGTGGACTTGGTCGGGTCGAAGACAGGGTCGTGCTGCTTGTAGCAGTGCCCGGAGCAGGGTAGGCACTGGATCCACGACACGTCGCTGCCGGTGTCGATGCTCAGCGTGTAATTCTGGGCCGGCGTGCCGAAGCCGACGGTGACCACGAACTCCAGCGTGTCGAGGGACGTCCCGGTGCTGTCCGGGATCGTCACGGCCGGCGCCTCAGCTGGCGGCGCCACCGGAGGATAAAACGGAATTCCTCGAGGGCGAGGCGACGGAGCTGGACCGAAGGGAATCCCGGGGAAGGGGTCTGCCGATGGAGCTGGTGCGGCAGCTGATGATGACACGGAGGACCTCTGGAGGAGTGTGCTCAGCCGATTCATGTCGTGGTTGAGGACGTGGCGCTCAAATGCGCCGCAACATTTCGGTGGAGGACCTGGAAGCCCGCAGACTGCTGGGATTGTGAGCTTGTTGCCAGAAGATGTCACTGTGGGTCATTGGCATGCAGTAAACGGAGTCAGGTACACGTTAAGCTTGAATATTATCGATCAGCTGTGTTTGTATATTGCAAACCTGAAACAATGGTTCTACACATTGAACTGAAAATTGGTTCTAGAGGACCCGCGTATTAATATTGCTTTCTTTTTTACCAAAAAAAATCAATTTGCCAGTTTTAGTATGCATTATGGAGGTGTCTATTACCATGTACCAGTAAGCAGCTACTGCATTCGAACGATCAGTAAACTGTTCATTTGTCTGACAGTATGTGTTGAAGTAATGTTTTTAATAAGATACTCGTCCACTACTGGAAACCAGAATTGTTCTGTCGGTTTTCAATTTTCCTTGTCAGTTTCTAACCAACATACCAATGTATAATCTTCCTGTCGGTTCAAGGCAACCCAATAGGGGAATCTTGGTTTCCCGTAGTGCTCGTAGATGATGAACCTCCATGTTCCTTCTATTGTCTAAAAAGTTGTCCAATAATGTTTACTTATTGAGCTTGTTCAAGATTTTATAGGGACCTCCGAGTAACTCCACTTGATTGAGAAAAGTTAATCCCCTATATCAGGCTAAAGAGGATTAAGAAAACATAACTACATATAATAAAGGAGATGTACTCTTGCAAATTGTGATTCTTCTTCCTTTAGGCATGGAATCCACATATCGCTTAGTAAAAAatatctttcctttcttcccTGTGTTCTCGTTTCTCTTATCTTATCTTCTCGTTGTAGATCCGTCTGCCCGTTTGCACGGGTGGCCCATATGCTCTGCCACGACAACTTCTTTGGGGATGGCCCAGTTGCTCCTCGCCTGCTACCCATCCGGTGTGGCTCGGCGTCCGGGGGAAAGGGATGAATTGTTCTCCCCTTTCGTTGAAGGATTACAAGAGGAGTTTTCTAAATTAAGAAAAAAATTAGGAAAAAGAACCGGAAAGTAGAGTTGTTGGAGCTATCTTTTTCCTCTTCAATCCCCTTTTTTATTATCATTACAAGTATATAGGGACAAGGGATCTATTTTCTAAATTTCATGGATATGTTTTTGTGTTCAAAATTCCAGATTTTCTTTTTGTGAAATAAACATC
The nucleotide sequence above comes from Miscanthus floridulus cultivar M001 chromosome 18, ASM1932011v1, whole genome shotgun sequence. Encoded proteins:
- the LOC136524848 gene encoding aspartyl protease family protein At5g10770-like, whose translation is MDQLLRSKAHLDCPPWKKSVTSSGNKLTIPAVCGLPGPPPKCCGAFERHVLNHDMNRLSTLLQRSSVSSSAAAPAPSADPFPGIPFGPAPSPRPRGIPFYPPVAPPAEAPAVTIPDSTGTSLDTLEFVVTVGFGTPAQNYTLSIDTGSDVSWIQCLPCSGHCYKQHDPVFDPTKSTTYSAVPCGHPQCAAAGGKCSNGTCVYKVEYGDGSSTAGVLSHETLSLTSTQALPGFAFGCGQTNVGGFGDVDGVIGLGRGALSLSSQAAATFGATFSYCLPSYDTSPGYLTIGSTTPASNDNVQYTAMIQKKDHPSLYFVELVSIDIGGFILPVPPTVFTKDGTLFDSSTILTYLPAEAYTSLRDRFKFTMTQYKPAPAYDPLDTCYDFTGQNAIFLPAVSFKFSDGSVFDLSPVAILIYPNDTAPATGCFAFAPRPSTMPFNIIGNTQQRGTEVIYDVGAEKIGFGQFTC